The Biomphalaria glabrata chromosome 13, xgBioGlab47.1, whole genome shotgun sequence sequence CTAAATGATGCTTTGCAGTCCATCCGGTCAATACTATGCACCACAACTAACAGAACGCCACATGAAGGACTTCTTGGGTTCAACCAAAGAAGTGGTTTGGGGACATCTCTGCCAACATGGTTGACCAGTCCGGGTCCTGTCCTGCTGAAGAACCTTAGAtcatctatatataatatatatatgatacCATAACAGAAGAAGTTGATTTAGTAACATGCAACCCTCAGTACACTGTTATCCGAACACCAAACGGTCGAGAGGAAACAGTCTCATTATGAATGTTAGCCCCTAGGGAggaacaaaaagttatagaaaatgAGAATCAGAATGGAACGAAGCTTGATACTGACTGTCCTGTCCAAAGCTCGCCTCCCAGGAATCAACCTACTGATTATACAACGGCTGAAGAAACCACCAGCACCACCGAAGACATAGTAAGACCATCAGAGGCTCAAGCAGATGAAACTACACATAGATACAATCTTAGAGTAAGAAGAACTAGGCCCAATTATAAAGAGTAAAAGCttatggcggaaaacagatttgTACCCAAAAATGCAATTTTGAAGTTCAGCATTCATTATTTTTGTAAAGCTACTACCTATgatgtatttgtttattgttttgggTAGAGCAATGTTTGTGTAAGCTATcatatcaataaatattttaaattagtttttattatgAGTTTGTGCATCCGAGAGTATTACAGAGTATAGAAATTCGGACATACATAATTTACTTTTAACCTCTATGTGATCTTCTTTGAAAtggtaagaaacatattttttaatattattatatgatTATTATGATACTTGATAAGATCATGAATCATGATACTAATGATAGTAAATTGATTGATAGTTTCTGAGTTGATAGAATAGACTCACTGTCACTCACTGAGTCTGACTCAGTAGAGAGTAGAGACAATTTACTAGAGACTAGAGTACTAGAGTGTAGaggtaattaaattaattaagtaTGAATGTGATAGACAGATTGAGAGTcattaattaaactttaattattttagcCTTTTAAAGAGTAAAGTCATAAAGACTAAAAGTAGTAAAAGAGTATCATCTagaatttaataataatctaGGTTCTAAATATATAGTCTAGaatatagatttattatttaatattttaattttatatctagattctagattattctagattctagatctagatagatctagagtagcaGATGCCAGATAcaatttaatttgtcttttttttgttccGTGCTAGTGTCACtattgataaaaataaatagaatagaATATCATTAAAAATCATTCTAGATGAAGTAGATGAAAATCATGATCAGAtcagatggaaaaaaaaatagatgatagatctagatctatgttttagatctaataaaatatctatgtataatattataataaatgggTATTGATGAATAACTGATTGATCTAGGAATCTAGGTCTATTTATAaaatcttatctagatctattatattataCTAGTATTATTATACCAGATTATCTAGATTAGTTTGATTGCCATTAATGATTAAATGGCCGAGGTAACACGGAATTTTTATGTACGTATTTAGATCCGTAACTTTcgtactatttttttaatattttaaacacagaCCTAGATATATATCTAAACTCTCTAAACTCTGTATTTGTATAGGCCAGttattctcaattttttttttttttttttgtaaccatCCAGGGACCTTTTTATATGGTCAAAACCTGCCCACGGATCCCTAagtgaaaaagctacataaatacatattagaCTATATAAGTAGCAAATTTTCAAACAACACACATTTTGTTGAATTAGTGTTTATTGAGATTAtgacttttgtttaaaatacattttaaaaaatattgactttgAAGAGTTCGATGAGATTTTATAAGTGTATTAATTTATGCCCGGCTCAATGAACACACATTTCGAGtcggtttcttttatttatgaTGAAGTTCATTACGGCAATCCATTCACCtggtcaaataagaagatgGGAAAGCAGTCAACAACTTTTTACAATAGCCCATAATGCAAGATATACATTTGTAATATGTTTTTGTAATCAGAatttatatgtttgtaaaatgttttacatgtttcggatgttccttcagagttgaagatattttaattacttcctagtcccaaacctcccgcaggacgacgggggatgggagcgggcagggtttgaaccctcgaccgtcgataaatccgaacgacagtccagcgctcaaaccgcacgaccaggcagccatccttgttTAAACATTGGTTCCCAGCATGGGTGTAGCCAGGGGatgttatttcctttatttaataactaataataataataatttaaggcTTGTGTTTGAATCCAGAGAATAatatgagaaatgcagtatttcccgtggcttcgCAGCTCCAGCTGCGACCTATACATACTTTGCCCCATCCAGACATAACTATTTTCGCTGCAGTGTATATTGGCAGTGCATTTTCTTTAAGCCTCAATATGTGTATACCGCGgtcatttgtaagtgatcttCTGCTGTCTCAGTCTGATCCTGCAGCcaagtgctctcttctatgtcaattAAAGCAAGTTTGCTCCTATGCcggtctttaaagcatttccgtagggcacctctgttacgacAACCACCTTACAGCTCACCAAAATACTTTTGTCCCACACAGCATAATTGTCAGGCCATAAGAAGTTTCTCTACACTGTCCATACTGGCgtttgcaaggacatcgctgtctGTAGtgtaattgactaattggttgatttttttattgattcatgttttgttatgtacaataaataattgtttaaagcttcaacttgatctgagaatgggtatgggagaGTGGGAGAAATTATGTGTACAACTATCTAAGGGGGCCAAAcgctacatatttagccatatctgtgaatactgaaaggtttatttcccttgttggtatcaaacaaataattaattaccagtaattgattaacaaattgtttaattttttaatgatccATGTCTTATGTAtgccaattaataattgtgcaaagtttcaacttgatccaagaatgggtgtgaaTTTTCAATAACGTGtacatacaaactttttaccagatagacagacacagtgagttgatattagctttgtaaaaactaaactaaactacagtcaccaaattccatgaacGTAGCCAAGGGgagtttagagtttaaaacttTTCTCCACATGATtttgaggtttaaaaaaaacaaaaactcttcaattaaatatatatatatatatatatatatatagtcgcTGAATTCCgaggttgtcttttttttttttttttttttagttcgaaacaattttttaattaaaagaaaagcaaagttaaaatcaataaatcccatgagcgtagccaaaaggggttttgtagTTAACCCCTGGCTATTCCCATGAGAGCTGGATAGGCCTATAGGCCTACCAGAGATGAACtgctattgaaaaatcagagcaggaaggactcaatcctcccgtagtgcttTTGCAAGAAACTGGGCTGTTCGGCGTAAtgcctcgtagctaccatacaagtcgagtgaccgCTCAAACACGTCCTCCCTTTGCTCTCGGAGCTGGGGATACTCGTACAAgatatgcgacactgtttcgacgctctctccacagtggcGGCATCGGGACaggacaatgttccgtcctACACTGTGCAATGAATGTTGTTCTGACCTCATTAATCTTCACCACGGATCGATCGCTATCTAGGTGACGCATATGCTGCCAGACACttcgtgctctgtcggattcctcgcATGACtataaccacttctcatgaatgagtgctcggatttctgCCGTTACTTGTAAAAACGTGCTTGGAGCTTCGAGGTGTGTGTCTGCCAAAGCTCCCTCTCGTGCATGGGTGTCTGCCGTTTCAGTGGCCCTCAAGCCGCAATATGAGGGATATAGGCCTACAGATTATTAGGCTATGGATGCATATttttgtctagagtctagatctattgtggATCTGTAGTCTAGTCTTGTTTTTATTACCATTACtagttttacaagtttcagaagttccttcagagttgaagataatttacttcctggtccaaaccaagataatttacttcttagtccaaacctcccacaggacgacggggaatgggagcgggcagggtttgaaccagggaccatcaataagtccgaacgacagtccagcgcgcaaaccgcacgacctggCAGAATGTTTTCACATAGAGTctacactagatctaaatctagaggcAGGGCCGCCACGAGGGTtgtgttaattttaaaatgccgcttcccccccccccttttttttttctagaaaaaaaatgtaggcctattatgaATGAGCTGGACCATGTACCATTTTTGTAGATCAtatcttttttctttccctttaaaTTCATATTCTCACCGTTGTATCTCTCATGCCatctgaaatgttttatttccgattttaactttgtatttttttttctctattacgAAGTCATAAAGTCCTTCTCCACTTGTAGCCTAGGCCTATCAGCAATGGGCGAAACCCAGAAAATGTTCATGTATTGCAACATtactgtctccacaaagatctgtaaCTGGCAATGTCTGTAGCCTCCTCCCACTTGgggtccactgttctgaggtcctccatgaaggtgtggcgccaagttatacgaggacgtccctgttggCCTCCGTGTCATCACAACTTTTGGTTTTGTTACCGCAAACTTCATGCgccgctctgtcacaacctcactaagtgttcgactcccagttcggcataggatttccctGTTTGAGACTCGATAACTGACTCCAAAAATCCGTcacagccatttttgttgagccacatttagtcttttctcaattttgacagactACTTCCATGtttcacatgcatatgttgctgttgggatgacgattgtgttgagaaggtgtatttttgtctcgattCCAATGGTTTGCTTGTCCAAAttggctgcagcctttggaaaatgctccccgcctttcctattcggcacgctacatcatggtaggcataCCCATTATTTgatatgatgctgccaaggtatgtGAACTTGTCGAGcacttcaagctttgactcgccaagtctgactgGGGCACCCTTTGctttatatcccactcgcaacATTAGGTATATAAGAAACAGCAGCTATAATAATAGtgatttgtttgtatttgtatgaGACAGGCCTATCGGAGTGCAATCtaaatttttgtaaatgtatttgtgTGCAATTATACAATTTCaaggattttattttctatttcactcaaattttgaatcaataaaaagataataaaaatagttaatCAATTGGTCGTgactaattaattttgttttatattaactCTTGTCAAGGCTAATGTACGCCTACAGAATTAGATCGTTCTCGCTAcaaattttaaactaacaatgggccaatataaaaaaacttattttagcCTACAAGTAGACCTATTTGAACAACTCAGATTCCCACCCCACTACACTGGTCCACctagtgcactgagcatgctagaaGCAAAGAAAATAGagctaaacaaaattaataaaatatttccaatcgcacaaatttattttggctataaaaaaaaaaaaatctgctgcTGAGGACAGACAAACGGCGGAGAGAGAACCGAAACCGACCCCCCGCAGACCACCCCAGCTAGGACTGCGttgccacgtgaaatactgcactcattaATCTGTGCTGTAGATTCAAAATAATAGTTGCAACTTCACTCAATAtgagaggttttttttttggtctttttttttttaaacgtaccGGCACAATTTTGAATGCGGGGAAGAAATTATTACTttacttgtattttaacgtttattattaatttaaaagttaggcaattcatgactgagtaccggcacctatttttttaaacaacaacaacaaaaaaaaagaactgtatatatatatatatatatatgtaaagacaagcaacaaatattattatgaaTAGCATgtttagttattttttgttttattaaaagatAAGGTAGTTAGATTAAAAGTTTGTTTGAGAACTTTATGAGGAATAACAAAACATTCAAGCAACTTTATAAACACATCATATTTATTGTCCAAACACCATCCCTTGACTTGCAACCATTTATTAATCTTCTAATGATACAagcttttccttttttcttttcttctttttctgtaCCAATTCCTCACATACAAGTCCATCACTCTTAGTTTCTGCTGAATCTAGAGAACGTTTATGTTTACGCTTGAGGGTTGCTGTGAATCCTTCCAATTTGTCTTCAGAAAAATTgtcacatttctttttattctctTCATCAGTCAATGTTTGTTCCCCAGATATTAAAGACTGAGGCTTCttgtactttttcttttttgtatcaCTATTCACATCACTTTTTTTAAGTTCAACATTCATATCATGAGATGGAACAACTGAAACTAAgggtttttctttcttctttttcttctttaatttacTGTCAGAAGTTAAGAATTCATTGTTTGCAGCACTTTCTTGAAGATCTGTTGTTTCtgtaattatctttttgtttttattgcagTGCTCAGCAGTTTTGATTGCCTTAACAATTTGTTCTAGGACCTTTTTTCTGCGTTGAAAGCAGGCAACAAAAAATCCTTGGGTAAGATCATTTTCAGTGGAGAGTCGCAGAAAATATTTTGAGTGTGGAAACCCATCCAAACCTCTGCAGTTTTTGAGTTCTGGAAACACTTTCTTGAACTTGAAGTGATGAGATACATGAGACATGACCTGCTCCACAACTTGCTCATTTTCTTCTTTGTGAATTGAGCAGGTGGAGTAGACTATTCGTTTAGCATTAGGGAACTTGAGGGCGTGCTTCAGGATAGTGATCTGAAACCGACTAAGTGTTTCCAATCTAGCTTGGTCTGTGCTGTAATTATCTTTTCCTTGTTGTACTCCTAACATTCCTGTAAACACaaagtaacaaaaacaaatatatttaataccaCCTTTTGATTGTAaccaaaaagaaatatttacaaaatgacAAGTCAAAGATTCAGGACACACAAATACATTGAAAATTAAATCCATCTTCTTGGTTTATATTATTTCCCTTGTGGGTCTGATTCTTAGTTATTTACTATTTGTCTCTTTTCTAATGAGGaaagtattggtaattaaaaaaaaaatatttttttaaacaagtttttgtatatttgtttatttataataataatatcaattaGTAATTGTATAACTCATGTTTATTACAAAGGTTAAacttattaataattttgtagGTTGAAAAACGGAGATAAAGATGTCATGGAAAGAtctttccatgagatgatccattaATTGCTTTGTGACAGAAGgtataatttgttaaaataatcAAACCTGAAGTTTACAACAAAAGATACAAAACTCATGGTAATCAAATCATTGAATATAATTGATCTATCTgatgtaaacatttcaaatgttaTGTTTGAGTAAAActagtgtgaatgtatattttgtttccatagttataatgtattttttgtttttttaaattaattcttaaCTGACAATGTTTCAGAATTTACTTTTCCAATCAAGTTTTCCaacaaaatcccagccttcatcTTGAAGATGTTTAATAACATCATCTGAACTTCAGCGAATCAAATTCACTCTCATGTAACGAGGAATTTCATTGAATATAATTGATCTATCTgatgtaaacatttcaaatgttaTGTTTGAGTAAAACTAGTGTGaaagtatattttgtttatatatataactacaCAACAATTAGATAAGTTCTGACAAACTAAATATACATAAAGAACAATTTTCCAAAAGTTCTTacgtattttgaaaaaaaaaaaaaagtttttttttgtagatcatGACTTTATGACTTAATTGTCTTAAGAatgctaaatattttaaattaaggaagatataaaaatgtataaaattttTGAAGCGACAGCTAACTAAGTTTTAGAAAAGCTTGACACCACTCATCATCCTTTGACACTCTCATCCTTTCAATTCTGCAGACAAAACTAAGTTTTCCTACCTGAACTGCTGCAAGTTGGATCAACAAGAATAAACTCAATTTTTTGAGCATCTTCTGCATCAGGCTGTACTGTGAGGAAATCTTGGTTGATGAGTTCAACACATTTGGAATCAATTTTCTCCAGCAAGTGGGACATTGTCTGCATTCTGCTCAAACTCTGATCCAAGGCAATAActtttctaaaacaattataaacatAGATATTAGATACAACATACATTACAGGTTCTTTTGAGGGTTTAACCACAATAATTATTCTTACATAACATTATTCTTTGCGTTATATCTCATTCTG is a genomic window containing:
- the LOC106057799 gene encoding 28S rRNA (cytosine-C(5))-methyltransferase-like isoform X3; this translates as MRKHKAEIKAAVDKVLSAHNVKYLKMLTKRENSKADIKIPRYMRVNLIRSSPDDVIKHLQDEGWDFVGKLDLENAIRTWNGLPEPARKTNDLAQIGSLINMFKEQALSLREDQFALDPLLFDVLVFPVGTILFNHALTLSGTLVQQDKASCIPAHVLKPPSGSVVLDCCAAPGNKTSHLASLMKDDGKVIALDQSLSRMQTMSHLLEKIDSKCVELINQDFLTVQPDAEDAQKIEFILVDPTCSSSGMLGVQQGKDNYSTDQARLETLSRFQITILKHALKFPNAKRIVYSTCSIHKEENEQVVEQVMSHVSHHFKFKKVFPELKNCRGLDGFPHSKYFLRLSTENDLTQGFFVACFQRRKKVLEQIVKAIKTAEHCNKNKKIITETTDLQESAANNEFLTSDSKLKKKKKKEKPLVSVVPSHDMNVELKKSDVNSDTKKKKYKKPQSLISGEQTLTDEENKKKCDNFSEDKLEGFTATLKRKHKRSLDSAETKSDGLVCEELVQKKKKRKKEKLVSLED
- the LOC106057799 gene encoding 28S rRNA (cytosine-C(5))-methyltransferase-like isoform X1; amino-acid sequence: MDSLYIVAGSILKKSLSKKASLKTLIYDSGFNNIPKLTALTTELVKNNELLQEILSHFDGHGLLSEDIVEGKKEIALALLYEELLGNRFGKNVALRKVMRKHKAEIKAAVDKVLSAHNVKYLKMLTKRENSKADIKIPRYMRVNLIRSSPDDVIKHLQDEGWDFVGKLDLENAIRTWNGLPEPARKTNDLAQIGSLINMFKEQALSLREDQFALDPLLFDVLVFPVGTILFNHALTLSGTLVQQDKASCIPAHVLKPPSGSVVLDCCAAPGNKTSHLASLMKDDGKVIALDQSLSRMQTMSHLLEKIDSKCVELINQDFLTVQPDAEDAQKIEFILVDPTCSSSGMLGVQQGKDNYSTDQARLETLSRFQITILKHALKFPNAKRIVYSTCSIHKEENEQVVEQVMSHVSHHFKFKKVFPELKNCRGLDGFPHSKYFLRLSTENDLTQGFFVACFQRRKKVLEQIVKAIKTAEHCNKNKKIITETTDLQESAANNEFLTSDSKLKKKKKKEKPLVSVVPSHDMNVELKKSDVNSDTKKKKYKKPQSLISGEQTLTDEENKKKCDNFSEDKLEGFTATLKRKHKRSLDSAETKSDGLVCEELVQKKKKRKKEKLVSLED
- the LOC106057799 gene encoding 28S rRNA (cytosine-C(5))-methyltransferase-like isoform X2, with the translated sequence MDSLYIVAGSILKKSLSKKASLKTLIYDSGFNNIPKLTALTTELVKNNELLQEILSHFDGHGLLSEDIVEGKKEIALALLYEELLGNRFGKNVALRKVMRKHKAEIKAAVDKVLSAHNVKYLKMLTKRENSKADIKIPRYMRVNLIRSSPDDVIKHLQDEGWDFVGKLDLEKFKEQALSLREDQFALDPLLFDVLVFPVGTILFNHALTLSGTLVQQDKASCIPAHVLKPPSGSVVLDCCAAPGNKTSHLASLMKDDGKVIALDQSLSRMQTMSHLLEKIDSKCVELINQDFLTVQPDAEDAQKIEFILVDPTCSSSGMLGVQQGKDNYSTDQARLETLSRFQITILKHALKFPNAKRIVYSTCSIHKEENEQVVEQVMSHVSHHFKFKKVFPELKNCRGLDGFPHSKYFLRLSTENDLTQGFFVACFQRRKKVLEQIVKAIKTAEHCNKNKKIITETTDLQESAANNEFLTSDSKLKKKKKKEKPLVSVVPSHDMNVELKKSDVNSDTKKKKYKKPQSLISGEQTLTDEENKKKCDNFSEDKLEGFTATLKRKHKRSLDSAETKSDGLVCEELVQKKKKRKKEKLVSLED